DNA from Sulfurimonas gotlandica GD1:
AAGTTTGCTAATGAGAGAAAGTATGAAGAGGAAAAAGATGACTCTTAGCTCTTTAAGAGTAGCTCTGCTTTCTCTTTTTTTGTAAGTTTTGAAACTACTAAATCATAAGACTCATCTATCATCGTAGTCAGTATGTTTTCTGGCATTGTGCCGTCTAGCGTTATCGTATTCCAATGCTTTTTATTCATGTAGTAACCGGCAGTTACACACTCATAAATATCGCGATAGCCAAGAGCATCTTGAGGAAGTGATTTTAGTGTTATCTTGAGTGGTTTTTCTTGCCAAGCAACAAGGGCAAACATTTTGTTCATAACTTTAAAGACCATAGCTTCTTCGCCAAATGGAAACTCTTTTACTGAGCCATTTTTTAGAGTAAGTAATTTTTCTAGCTCTACCAAAGTCATTTTCTTATCCTTATATATTTTTAACAGCCGAGTTCATATCATCATAAAACTTTACGTTGTCAAAGATGCGTGTTTTGTTTAGTTTTAGTAGTTGAGTCTTGTCTTTTTCTTGTGCAAGTATTATAACTTCTATATTGTCAATTTGTAGTTTTGAGATGAGATCTTTTAGAGTGAATATGGCAGTGATATCCATAAACGGCACATCTAAAATATCTATGATAACAATTTTAGTGTCAAGAATTGAGTTTGTTTCTCGCTCAAAGGCAGTACTTGAGCCAAAGAAAAAAGCACCATTTATCTTGATGACTCTGACTTTTTTTTCCATTAGATTGAACTGGATATCTGCATCTTCATGTTGGGAGTCAACCAGAGTTATTTTAGCCTCTTTAGTTATTCTGTAAACAATAAGTAGGGATGCCAGAACTATACCGACTCCAACAGCCGTGATGAGGTCAATGAAAACAGTTATTAAAAATACAACAAGCATAACACTTAAATCATTTTTAGGAGAATCTTTCCAGATAGATAAAAATTTATAGTCTAATATATCAACACCGACTTTTATTAGTATACCGGCAAGAATAGCTAGCGGTATCTTAGATGCTAATGGAGCCAAGAAAAGAACAGTGAGTAGAAGAATGAGAGAGTGAGTTATACCAGATATCTTATGAGTCCCACCACTTTTTATATTTATGACGGTTCTCATAGTGGCTCCAGCTCCAGGAAGAGAGCCTGTGAGTGCACAAATAGAGTTTCCTATGCCTTGACCAATTAGCTCTCTGTCTGGCTTGTGTTTGGTACCTGTAATGGAGTCTGCGACTATAGAAGTAAGAAGTGTGTCTATCATTCCTAAAACCGCAAGAGTAAAAGCTAAAGATATAACAGTTGTGTAGTGTTCTAAACTTAAAGTCGGCATCACAAACGAAGGTAGCGTTGCAGGAATCTCACCTATTGTAGCAATGCTCAAGTTTAGGTAGATGCTAATGGGTGTCAGAATACTCAGCGCGATAAGAGGAGCAGGAATAATATTTGATATTTTACTTGGTGAGAAAAACATGATAATAATCGTTGCAGTAGCAATAATAGCTGCACTTAGATTTGCATCTGTGATGTTTGATGGAAGAGTTATGAGTATGTGAACTATGGAAGCATCACTAGTAAGCCCTAAGAAAGGATTTATCTGTAAGATGATGATAATTACACCTATGCCGCTCATAAATCCTGAAATGACAGGATATGGAATATACTGTACAAATTTTCCTATTTTTGAAATACCAAAAATGATTTGAAAAATACCTGCAAGTAAAATTGTTGTGACTATTAAACCAATATCACTATTTAGACTTATGACTGCCGCAGCAACAACTACCGTCATAGGTCCTGTTGGTCCAGATATTTGAGATGGAGTACCACCAAAAAGTGAAGCAAAAAACCCTAGAATAATAGCACCAAAAATACCAGCAGCAGCACCCATACCACTGGCCACTCCAAATGCCAATCCTAAAGGCAGAGCGATTACAGCGGCTGTAATACCACCAAAGAGATTTTGCTTTAGATTCACTTTTTTTGTCCATATAATTATTTGCGTGTATTATATATCTAGTTTCCTTAAAAATATGAAGACACCAAAGATGTGATATTTAAACTTGCCTAATCTCTAAATATGATAGTATTATGTAAATATCGATATTTAATTAAGTAGAGGCGCATAATGAAGAAAATCGTTATTGATCCGATTACAAGAATTGAAGGGCATCTGAGAGCCGAAGTAATAGTTGATGAAGATGGAGTAATACAAGAAGCTTATGTCAGCGGACAACTTTTTCGTGGTATTGAAATTATTCTAAAGGGTCGTGATCCAAGAGATGCAGGGCTATTAGCCGGCAGGATTTGTGGAGTCTGTACAAATTCTCATTTTAGAGGAGCAGTCTCGGCGGTTGAAGATGCTTACTCTCTGGTCTTGCCAAAAAATGCTGAGATTATTAGAGATTTGATGGCAATGGCACTTTTTATTCAAGACCATGTTGTTCATTTTTACCATCTCCATGCACTTGATTTTGTAGATGTTACAAGTGCTCTATGTGCAGATGCAAAACTCACTTCAAAAGAGGCACACAAATATTCAGACAAGCCATTTAGAAACTCTCACTCACACTACGAAGAGACTATAAAAAAACTGCAAAACTTTGTAGATGCAGGGAAGCTCGGTCCATTTTCAAACGGCTACTGGGGACACAGTGACTATAAGCTCACTCCTGAGCAAAATCTGGTTATGATATCTCACTATCTTGAAGCTCTGAAGTTTCAAACAAAAATTTCTAAAGCTGTAGCC
Protein-coding regions in this window:
- a CDS encoding SulP family inorganic anion transporter — its product is MNLKQNLFGGITAAVIALPLGLAFGVASGMGAAAGIFGAIILGFFASLFGGTPSQISGPTGPMTVVVAAAVISLNSDIGLIVTTILLAGIFQIIFGISKIGKFVQYIPYPVISGFMSGIGVIIIILQINPFLGLTSDASIVHILITLPSNITDANLSAAIIATATIIIMFFSPSKISNIIPAPLIALSILTPISIYLNLSIATIGEIPATLPSFVMPTLSLEHYTTVISLAFTLAVLGMIDTLLTSIVADSITGTKHKPDRELIGQGIGNSICALTGSLPGAGATMRTVINIKSGGTHKISGITHSLILLLTVLFLAPLASKIPLAILAGILIKVGVDILDYKFLSIWKDSPKNDLSVMLVVFLITVFIDLITAVGVGIVLASLLIVYRITKEAKITLVDSQHEDADIQFNLMEKKVRVIKINGAFFFGSSTAFERETNSILDTKIVIIDILDVPFMDITAIFTLKDLISKLQIDNIEVIILAQEKDKTQLLKLNKTRIFDNVKFYDDMNSAVKNI
- a CDS encoding MmcQ/YjbR family DNA-binding protein, with the protein product MTLVELEKLLTLKNGSVKEFPFGEEAMVFKVMNKMFALVAWQEKPLKITLKSLPQDALGYRDIYECVTAGYYMNKKHWNTITLDGTMPENILTTMIDESYDLVVSKLTKKEKAELLLKS